One Bombus fervidus isolate BK054 chromosome 7, iyBomFerv1, whole genome shotgun sequence genomic region harbors:
- the LOC139988826 gene encoding uncharacterized protein, translating to MSNEAVVIETDSNSNSDYSLQLNRWFLKPIGAWPSSPSTTKLEKIISFILNIICFSTVIITVIPSLLLIILDDQSINFKLKALGFVSHWIVSSLNYTALLLHSKDIRQCIEHIESDWRTLIREEDQHVMLKNAKFGRYVAAFCAIFMQGSVLCFCFVTALNTVEIQIGNETRVLHVLPCAVYKKLVNVDESSTNQIMLFLQVLSAIIANSSTIGIFSLAAVLAAHACGQLNVIMLWITEFVNEAGGKKKSDGSIQFGPIVEQHLRTLNFISYIEDIMNKICLLEMLRCTTDICVTGYYILSEWAEHDIQNLTSYFMMLVTICYNIFVICYIGEILTEQCKKVGEVVYMTNWYYLPGKTILDLIMVIARSNMVVHITAGKLVHMSVYTFGSVSLLDTFTHNCIVYSCEIFCHFRL from the exons ATGTCGAACGAAGCAGTGGTGATAGAAACTGATAGCAACAGCAACAGTGACTACAGTCTACAATTGAATCGATGGTTCTTGAAACCGATCGGTGCATGGCCCTCGTCTCCTTCCACCACAAAACTCGAaaagattatttcatttattttaaacatcaTTTGCTTCAGCACCGTAATTATCACTGTGATTCCTAGTTTACTACTAATAATTCTAGATGatcaaagtataaatttcaaattgaagGCACTGGGTTTCGTGAGCCATTGGATCGTCAGCAGTCTTAATTATACAGCTTTGTTGTTGCATAGCAAAGACATACGACAGTGCATAGAACACATAGAAAGTGACTGGCGAACGTTAATCAGAGAGGAGGATCAACACGTGATGCTGAAGAACGCGAAATTCGGTCGCTATGTAGCGGCTTTTTGCGCCATTTTTATGCAGGGTAGCGTTTTGTGCTTTTGTTTCGTGACAGCATTAAATACAGTAGAGATTCAAATTGGAAACGAGACGAGAGTTTTACACGTGTTACCTTGTGCAGTATACAAAAAGCTAGTAAACGTCGATGAAAGTTCAACGAACCAGATCATGCTTTTCTTGCAAGTTTTGTCTGCAATTATTGCAAATTCTAGTACGATTGGGATTTTTAGTCTTGCAGCAGTCCTAGCTGCTCACGCGTGTGGtcaattaaatgttattatgTTATGGATCACTGAATTTGTTAATGAGGCCGGGGGAAAGAAGAAATCTGATGGTTCTATCCAATTTGGACCAATCGTGGAACAACACCTGAGGACATTGAA ttttatatcgtatatcgaggatataatgaataaaatatgtctTTTGGAAATGCTAAGATGCACAACGGATATATGTGTAACTGGCTATTACATTTTATCA GAATGGGCAGAGCATGATATTCAAAATTTGACTTCGTATTTTATGATGCTCGTTACAAtctgttataacatttttgtaatatgttACATCGGTGAAATATTAACAGAGCAG TGCAAGAAAGTTGGTGAAGTCGTTTACATGACGAACTGGTATTATTTACCTGGTAAAACAATCCTCGATTTGATTATGGTCATCGCACGATCAAATATGGTCGTTCATATCACTGCAGGAAAATTAGTTCATATGTCCGTTTATACTTTTGGTAGTGTAAGTTTACTCGATACTTTTACTCATAATTGTATTGTCTATTCATGTGAAATATTCTGCCATTTCAGGTTATGA